In the Actinomycetota bacterium genome, GGATAAAATAATTACAATTTACACCAATTCTCGAGGTAAAATAAGTGCAGTGGCAAAGGGCATTCGAAGAACGACCAGTAAGTTTGGCAGTAGACTCGAACCTTTCACTCATGTAGATCTACTGGTATATCAGGGAAGGAATTTGGATACCGTCGCTCAAGCGGAGATCGTCTCCTCCTTCAAGGATATCCGAGACGATTTAGAGAAGGTGGAATATGGTCTGGCCATGCTCGACTTGGTTGACAAAATCGCTCCCGAGGGGGAGAAAGATAGTCAGCTTTTTGAGTTTCTCCTCAACGTTTTGGGAACTCTCGCGAGAATTAAAGCGAACTTTCGACTCCTCCTCATCGCCTTCGATATTCAACTCATGTCCATTTCAGGGTTTCATCCCAGTCTCTTTAATTGTGTTATTTGCGGGAGACACTTAAGTGCATCAAGCTCGAGGGCCAAATTTAGTTGCGAATTAGGTGGTATAATGTGCATGAGATGCAACCACGCCGATTTAAATGCCATTCCAATTTCTTCTCAATCCATCGATATGCTCAATCGATTGCTTTTCATGGATATCGAGGAGATATCGGGGATTG is a window encoding:
- the recO gene encoding DNA repair protein RecO, producing MSLYKTQGIVLKSIKLGEADKIITIYTNSRGKISAVAKGIRRTTSKFGSRLEPFTHVDLLVYQGRNLDTVAQAEIVSSFKDIRDDLEKVEYGLAMLDLVDKIAPEGEKDSQLFEFLLNVLGTLARIKANFRLLLIAFDIQLMSISGFHPSLFNCVICGRHLSASSSRAKFSCELGGIMCMRCNHADLNAIPISSQSIDMLNRLLFMDIEEISGI